The following coding sequences are from one Cloacibacillus sp. window:
- the gspM gene encoding type II secretion system protein GspM, producing the protein MISFEELNGMPEAGRLKRLFFVTAGLWCAALLLFILALSSLSKNAERLSEAERVLSGAVTIRSYPKLEGAAGREPLSAVSEILDKLALRPKVTQLASSPAGLLVQINRLYPEEFSKLSEEMQRNGLLVKTAEIRAMEGPADGRLLNVSLTLEGETK; encoded by the coding sequence ATGATCTCATTTGAAGAACTGAACGGAATGCCTGAAGCCGGAAGGCTCAAACGGCTCTTTTTCGTAACGGCGGGCCTTTGGTGCGCCGCGCTGCTGCTTTTTATCCTGGCGCTCTCGTCGCTTTCAAAAAACGCGGAGCGTCTGTCGGAGGCGGAGCGCGTCCTTTCCGGCGCCGTCACCATACGCTCGTATCCGAAGCTGGAGGGCGCTGCGGGGCGCGAACCGCTCTCCGCCGTCTCAGAGATCCTCGACAAACTTGCGCTGAGGCCTAAGGTGACGCAGCTGGCCTCGTCTCCCGCCGGGCTTTTGGTACAAATAAACCGCCTCTACCCCGAAGAGTTTTCAAAGCTCTCCGAAGAGATGCAAAGAAACGGCCTCCTGGTAAAGACGGCCGAAATACGCGCGATGGAAGGCCCGGCGGACGGACGTCTGCTCAACGTCTCCCTGACATTGGAGGGTGAGACGAAATGA
- the gspL gene encoding type II secretion system protein GspL codes for MVFRTLASEPRALLSGDVAAYFLPFRTIAVYPFSFPFGRKVNLRSAISLTFRPLLGAEESKLSLLPQVTEQRSNLTKGSVWFAAKDEIAAFEEMLGKEAAFLPAPVAFASEVGGTGLLIWRDEGGAAALWLEDYAPRLYKYMSEDEGGSEELVQFARSYAQAVGGSIEAESVRLYDARDLSGDALANAAEKSFAASPALAHLDFSNVGASLAEQYEKFFAASFRALKLAAAAAVVFFILSAALLVQNGLTSASFEAAPCAVYALAMGEESRSPISSITKKLKLLNAGGVQLAFNDVLANIASAWKGMPAGSDAELDAIRYGRERTELEGRTAKTETIEKLRAELSKNGFVVKLGDVQQIPGSVLRFTLYLTEGGR; via the coding sequence ATGGTTTTTCGCACGCTCGCAAGCGAGCCGCGCGCGCTGCTTTCGGGCGACGTCGCCGCCTATTTTCTGCCCTTTCGCACCATCGCCGTCTATCCGTTTTCTTTCCCGTTTGGACGCAAGGTAAATTTACGCAGCGCAATTTCGCTCACCTTCCGTCCTCTGCTTGGCGCGGAGGAGTCGAAGCTCTCGCTTTTGCCTCAGGTGACGGAGCAGCGCTCAAACCTCACCAAAGGCTCCGTATGGTTTGCCGCGAAAGACGAAATAGCGGCCTTTGAAGAGATGCTTGGCAAAGAGGCGGCCTTTTTGCCGGCGCCCGTCGCCTTCGCCTCAGAGGTCGGCGGCACGGGGCTGCTGATATGGCGAGACGAGGGCGGCGCGGCCGCGTTGTGGCTTGAGGATTACGCGCCGCGTCTTTATAAATACATGTCGGAGGACGAGGGCGGCTCGGAGGAACTGGTACAGTTTGCGCGCAGCTACGCGCAGGCGGTTGGCGGCTCGATAGAGGCCGAAAGCGTGAGGCTTTACGACGCGCGCGACCTGTCGGGCGATGCTCTTGCAAACGCCGCCGAAAAAAGTTTCGCGGCCTCTCCCGCGCTTGCCCATCTGGATTTTTCAAACGTCGGCGCGTCGCTTGCGGAGCAGTATGAAAAATTTTTCGCCGCCTCGTTTCGCGCGCTTAAACTTGCCGCGGCCGCGGCCGTCGTTTTCTTTATCTTATCTGCCGCGCTGCTTGTCCAAAACGGCCTCACAAGCGCCTCCTTCGAGGCCGCGCCCTGCGCCGTATACGCGCTTGCCATGGGCGAGGAGAGCCGCAGCCCCATATCTTCCATAACAAAAAAACTAAAACTGTTAAATGCAGGCGGCGTGCAGCTTGCCTTCAACGACGTGCTGGCCAACATTGCCTCCGCTTGGAAGGGGATGCCCGCTGGTTCCGACGCAGAGCTGGACGCCATAAGGTACGGCCGCGAACGGACGGAGCTTGAGGGCCGCACCGCTAAGACGGAAACGATAGAAAAACTTCGCGCGGAGCTTTCAAAAAACGGATTTGTCGTCAAGCTCGGCGACGTGCAGCAGATCCCTGGCTCTGTGCTGCGCTTCACACTGTACCTTACGGAAGGCGGCAGATAG
- the dnaB gene encoding replicative DNA helicase: protein MDNTSAMDRIPPFNLEAERSVLGSCLIDGDALVAVMEGLSSEDFYDPRHRAAFDVMAGMQARSVAVDSVTFRDEIKKQSLEERLGGISFIASLMESVTTTANIEYHIGIVRDKSIHRSLIVVGSDISKLGFSDEIEVNEALETAEQRVFEIARTGRTTNIRSTREVLVSAMSDIEKRLAGGLAITGVPSGFKDFDSMSAGLQPGGLYILAARPSMGKTAFAINIAQYAAMQEKIPVLIFSLEMSAEQIVQRMLSAEAKVNLKQLFETKRQKNQEWEALKKAAANIEQSPIYIDDSSPLNTMELRGRCRRFFAKHGEGKGLIVIDYLQLMNVARRTDNRTQEVSEISRTLKSIAREFKVPVLALSQLSRDVEKRDKKRPQLSDLRESGAIEQDADMVIFLYREAYYAQENDSQDATAEVIIAKNRNGPTGKVDLIFFREFAKFENGYGSRSY from the coding sequence TTGGATAACACAAGCGCCATGGACAGGATACCGCCCTTCAACCTTGAAGCGGAGCGTTCTGTCCTTGGCTCGTGCCTCATTGACGGCGACGCGCTCGTCGCCGTTATGGAGGGGCTTTCGTCGGAAGATTTTTACGACCCGCGCCACCGCGCAGCCTTTGACGTCATGGCGGGGATGCAGGCGCGCAGCGTCGCCGTGGACTCAGTCACCTTCCGCGACGAAATAAAAAAGCAGAGCCTTGAGGAACGTCTTGGCGGCATATCGTTCATCGCCTCCCTCATGGAATCGGTGACGACCACCGCAAACATCGAATACCACATCGGCATCGTCCGCGACAAGTCTATACACCGCTCGCTCATCGTCGTCGGGAGCGACATCTCGAAGCTCGGTTTCAGCGACGAGATCGAGGTGAACGAGGCGCTTGAGACGGCGGAGCAGCGCGTCTTTGAGATAGCGCGCACCGGCAGGACGACGAATATCCGTTCTACGCGCGAGGTGCTGGTCTCCGCCATGTCCGATATTGAAAAACGGCTGGCGGGCGGCCTTGCCATTACCGGCGTGCCCTCGGGTTTCAAAGATTTCGACAGCATGTCCGCGGGCCTCCAGCCCGGCGGGCTTTATATACTGGCCGCGCGCCCCTCGATGGGAAAGACGGCCTTTGCGATAAATATTGCGCAGTACGCGGCGATGCAGGAAAAGATCCCTGTGCTCATCTTCAGCCTTGAAATGTCCGCTGAGCAGATAGTGCAGCGAATGCTCTCCGCCGAGGCCAAGGTAAATCTGAAGCAGCTCTTTGAGACGAAGCGCCAGAAGAACCAGGAGTGGGAGGCACTGAAAAAGGCCGCGGCAAATATCGAGCAGAGCCCGATATATATCGACGACAGCTCGCCTCTCAACACGATGGAGCTGCGCGGCCGCTGCCGCAGGTTCTTTGCGAAGCACGGCGAGGGCAAGGGGCTTATCGTGATAGACTATCTCCAGCTTATGAATGTCGCGCGCAGGACCGACAACCGCACGCAGGAGGTCTCCGAAATATCGCGAACGTTAAAAAGCATCGCGCGCGAGTTCAAAGTGCCGGTGCTCGCGCTGTCGCAGCTTTCACGCGACGTTGAAAAGCGCGACAAAAAACGTCCGCAGCTCTCGGACCTTCGAGAAAGCGGCGCTATAGAGCAGGACGCCGACATGGTCATCTTCCTCTACCGCGAGGCCTACTACGCGCAGGAAAACGATTCGCAGGACGCGACGGCCGAAGTGATCATCGCAAAGAACAGAAACGGCCCCACCGGCAAGGTCGACCTCATCTTCTTCAGAGAATTTGCGAAATTTGAAAACGGCTACGGAAGCCGCAGCTACTGA
- a CDS encoding O-antigen ligase family protein translates to MKISGKDKRVKQKNFEGLFAGGGVPLVPLWIFYPLIFISLALPNLIYSGVGWFDTLHIMKWAWTMVPVALISLIGGGILAAAGAERTNFRLDVFGWVWLALLAFVSMQPLWANIFSHSTYMKEWFFFATLFAAYIFCYNLFSSEKALRSLLWLANINAAINIIFAELLIRDMNGIFPLIMNVPGNYIGNTGQQEMFGLWMAMAAMNGIFLHLAYARLSEEKPEYVKLKYANLFMLAFVSWGLWNSTTRAGVLSLMTGTIILSLIIWHCKPRRLLRQVGLASLVVIFMLVLNIATGYFGWSRAYAFLNKTADMFMNGANVGARREIWITSWNVIEKHPIAGVGLGHYKWHYLEGQRAAFVNHPEMKWQFTYWAHNEYLQWMAEFGLFGSLVLLGAAVWWIWSFIRALRQKKDLSYSAMWGSCFVFLIWFDAIFSRPFHRIENVIWLSLAFALSNRQLLPESFKCTQIRHGVVYRLLGVFLAVVAAMGLVFLYSGCRADKELRAATRTNSASLQRRRIDSAATSFMESDEAGEQLAYHLLAVANVTKKPEDFAAGITQLYRSFRTRPQAKQLMELINLAQRTGNQALLSELVQYLKPSSYSVAPGAAPASEPKK, encoded by the coding sequence GTGAAAATATCCGGCAAAGATAAAAGAGTAAAACAGAAAAATTTTGAAGGGCTCTTTGCGGGCGGCGGCGTCCCTCTGGTGCCGCTGTGGATATTTTATCCGCTCATATTCATATCCCTCGCGCTGCCGAACCTCATCTATTCCGGTGTAGGCTGGTTTGACACTCTGCATATAATGAAATGGGCGTGGACGATGGTCCCTGTGGCGCTCATTTCGCTCATCGGAGGCGGCATCCTCGCCGCGGCAGGGGCGGAACGCACGAACTTTCGGCTTGACGTATTCGGCTGGGTGTGGCTTGCGCTGCTTGCCTTTGTCTCGATGCAGCCGTTGTGGGCAAATATTTTCTCGCACTCCACCTATATGAAGGAATGGTTCTTCTTCGCGACGCTTTTTGCCGCCTATATATTCTGCTACAACCTCTTCTCCTCCGAGAAGGCTCTGCGCTCTCTCTTGTGGCTGGCAAACATAAACGCCGCGATAAACATAATCTTCGCGGAGCTCCTCATACGCGATATGAACGGCATCTTCCCGCTCATTATGAACGTGCCGGGCAATTACATCGGCAACACCGGCCAGCAGGAGATGTTCGGCCTTTGGATGGCGATGGCGGCAATGAACGGCATATTCCTGCACTTGGCCTACGCGCGTCTGTCGGAGGAAAAGCCTGAGTATGTAAAATTAAAATACGCTAACCTTTTTATGCTTGCCTTCGTTTCGTGGGGACTTTGGAACTCAACGACGCGCGCTGGCGTGCTCTCCCTTATGACTGGGACGATAATACTTTCGCTCATCATCTGGCACTGCAAGCCGCGCCGGCTTCTGCGGCAGGTGGGGCTTGCCTCGCTTGTTGTGATTTTTATGCTCGTGCTCAACATTGCGACCGGCTATTTCGGCTGGAGCCGCGCCTATGCCTTTTTAAACAAGACGGCGGACATGTTCATGAACGGCGCGAATGTCGGTGCGCGGCGCGAGATATGGATAACGAGCTGGAACGTAATAGAAAAACACCCGATAGCGGGCGTAGGCCTCGGCCATTATAAGTGGCACTACTTGGAGGGACAGCGCGCTGCGTTCGTAAACCACCCTGAGATGAAATGGCAGTTCACCTACTGGGCGCACAACGAATATCTGCAATGGATGGCTGAGTTCGGACTGTTCGGCTCTCTTGTGCTGCTTGGCGCGGCCGTTTGGTGGATATGGAGCTTCATACGCGCTCTGCGGCAAAAAAAGGATCTATCGTATTCGGCTATGTGGGGAAGCTGTTTCGTCTTTCTTATATGGTTTGACGCTATTTTCAGCCGCCCGTTCCACCGCATTGAGAATGTCATCTGGCTCTCGCTTGCCTTTGCGCTCTCGAACCGTCAACTGCTGCCTGAGAGTTTTAAATGTACTCAGATACGCCACGGCGTCGTCTACAGACTGCTTGGCGTTTTTCTTGCGGTGGTGGCAGCGATGGGGCTTGTCTTTTTATATTCCGGCTGCCGCGCCGATAAAGAGCTTCGCGCCGCCACGAGGACCAACAGCGCCTCGTTGCAGCGCCGGCGCATCGACAGCGCCGCAACAAGCTTCATGGAGTCCGACGAAGCCGGAGAGCAGCTGGCCTATCATCTGCTTGCCGTGGCAAACGTCACAAAGAAGCCGGAGGATTTCGCGGCCGGCATCACGCAGCTTTACAGGAGCTTCCGCACGCGGCCGCAGGCAAAACAGCTTATGGAGCTGATAAATTTGGCGCAGCGCACGGGAAACCAGGCTCTTCTTTCGGAGCTTGTGCAGTACCTGAAGCCTTCGTCATACAGCGTAGCTCCGGGTGCGGCTCCGGCCTCCGAGCCGAAAAAATAA
- a CDS encoding DUF2232 domain-containing protein: MMKGKILLEWFFWILLSVLLFTAGIEIAFLSPVIILAAPVPMMILTCKMGSRTGSLGALCGTGLVYMTMGPVSAFMYTCEFGLLGLLMGVLVIKIKSGVDYMLAAIAVSLLVKIFLMAVFSRAVGVNPFLITPESATELLGSMSHVLTRGGVAVSQQTIKEYAEAMVSTVTLMMPSMLILFAAIDSITAYALTRLYFKRAGGFKLPSLPPFGYWRFPKNIFWALLAALVLDMASKAFPDEYLYRMLSVNLMEVLRGVFLIEGLSLLWYFMTARRAPKAVKTTLVLVCALFAPVSYILSMIGIFDIWYDLRKRIKLRRK, from the coding sequence GAATGGTTTTTCTGGATATTGCTCAGCGTGCTGTTGTTTACGGCCGGAATAGAAATAGCATTCCTTTCGCCAGTTATAATACTCGCCGCACCGGTCCCGATGATGATCCTTACATGCAAGATGGGCAGCAGGACAGGCTCGCTCGGCGCGCTTTGCGGGACGGGGCTTGTCTATATGACGATGGGGCCTGTTTCCGCCTTCATGTACACCTGTGAGTTCGGGCTGCTTGGGCTTCTGATGGGCGTGCTGGTCATAAAGATAAAAAGCGGCGTCGATTATATGCTTGCGGCGATCGCGGTCTCTCTGCTCGTTAAAATATTCCTGATGGCCGTCTTCAGCCGCGCGGTGGGCGTCAATCCGTTTCTCATCACGCCGGAGTCCGCCACGGAACTGCTCGGCTCGATGTCGCATGTGCTCACGCGCGGCGGCGTAGCGGTCTCTCAGCAGACGATCAAGGAATACGCGGAGGCTATGGTGAGCACAGTCACTTTGATGATGCCTTCTATGCTGATACTTTTCGCCGCGATAGACAGCATCACGGCCTACGCGCTGACGCGGCTTTACTTCAAGCGAGCCGGCGGTTTCAAGCTGCCGTCGCTGCCGCCCTTCGGCTACTGGCGCTTTCCGAAGAACATCTTCTGGGCGCTGCTTGCCGCGCTTGTTCTTGATATGGCCTCAAAGGCCTTTCCCGACGAATATCTTTACAGAATGCTCTCCGTCAACTTGATGGAGGTGCTGCGCGGAGTCTTTCTCATTGAGGGGCTTTCACTTTTGTGGTATTTTATGACGGCGCGCCGGGCTCCGAAGGCCGTGAAGACTACACTTGTTTTGGTATGCGCCCTCTTTGCGCCAGTCTCGTATATACTTTCAATGATCGGCATTTTTGACATCTGGTATGACTTAAGAAAACGCATCAAATTAAGGAGGAAATAA
- the rplI gene encoding 50S ribosomal protein L9, whose product MKVILKKDVAKIGKAGELLDVSDGYGRNFLVGRGLADEATPGRIREYEEHKKTQKVKDDKKQKAAEELKKKLGGKVASVKVSAGEGGKLFGSVTSAQVAEAIAAQYGAPIDKKDIKLDDSIKQVGSFSFKIKLYPGIEAEMTLKVESE is encoded by the coding sequence ATGAAGGTAATTTTAAAAAAAGACGTTGCAAAAATCGGCAAAGCGGGTGAACTGCTTGACGTCTCCGACGGCTACGGACGTAATTTTCTCGTGGGACGCGGGCTGGCCGATGAAGCTACTCCCGGCAGGATCCGCGAGTACGAGGAGCACAAGAAGACGCAGAAGGTGAAGGACGATAAAAAACAGAAGGCGGCTGAGGAGCTTAAGAAAAAGCTCGGCGGCAAGGTGGCCTCTGTGAAGGTGAGCGCGGGCGAGGGCGGCAAGCTCTTTGGCAGCGTCACGTCGGCGCAGGTGGCTGAGGCGATCGCCGCGCAGTACGGCGCACCCATCGACAAAAAAGATATAAAGCTCGACGACTCTATCAAGCAGGTCGGCTCGTTCTCTTTTAAAATAAAGCTCTATCCCGGCATAGAGGCCGAGATGACGCTCAAGGTGGAGAGCGAATAA
- a CDS encoding type II secretion system protein codes for MPKGCARGFTLIEIMLVVGLIGIIASAALAPIVFTVRSMEEAQKSWGARHNAAAAVDRIFSDARRIIPNSSFSVFKIIHKSGFGSAGDDRLVLWSAAPKYEGKNVGVVVYRVVQKDAFNNAAPGLYRWVLVNVPSQVTASGDAVLAGGEKPKTPMDVETDKLDPKEGRLLLADVQGINFYVRNEDKWVQECDGDIPKMLKIEVAAKDGLYTRIERFPNARAK; via the coding sequence ATGCCAAAAGGGTGCGCCCGCGGCTTTACTCTCATTGAGATAATGCTTGTCGTGGGGCTTATCGGCATAATCGCCTCAGCGGCGCTTGCGCCGATAGTCTTCACGGTGCGCTCAATGGAAGAGGCGCAGAAAAGCTGGGGCGCGCGGCACAACGCCGCCGCCGCGGTGGACAGGATCTTTTCCGACGCGCGTCGTATAATCCCAAATTCTTCCTTTTCAGTTTTTAAGATAATACATAAAAGCGGCTTTGGCTCTGCTGGCGACGACAGGCTCGTTCTGTGGAGCGCGGCTCCGAAGTACGAGGGAAAGAACGTAGGCGTCGTCGTCTACCGCGTCGTGCAGAAAGACGCCTTCAACAATGCGGCGCCGGGCCTCTACCGCTGGGTGCTTGTAAACGTCCCGTCGCAGGTGACGGCCTCCGGCGACGCCGTGCTTGCGGGCGGCGAAAAGCCGAAGACGCCGATGGACGTCGAGACGGACAAGCTCGACCCCAAAGAGGGACGCCTTCTGTTAGCGGACGTTCAGGGTATAAATTTTTACGTGCGCAACGAGGATAAGTGGGTGCAGGAATGCGACGGGGATATCCCAAAGATGCTCAAAATCGAAGTGGCCGCGAAAGACGGCCTCTACACCCGCATAGAGAGGTTTCCGAATGCGCGCGCGAAGTAG
- a CDS encoding type II secretion system protein GspK — protein MRARSSGFILVSVLLSTMLLITAATGFAWFASTEAKRVAARENILKCRGVAEIAVYDVGRRIADDKNKYDSLTEPLYAPGQETKIKIGDYEVTAKITPLDDKISVNALLLPDGVTIRKEYETAWTKIWDELGRPELAAAVIDFMDKDEKQKLGGAEREGSINRPVSDIYELKGLPEMEDAVLWGTKKKPVGLDRYLRAYGGQKININVAPPEMIEKLDEGLTLSHAKSIAAYRILSPLKSGDDLKRVPGFPPALVTKLANVVGYESTCFLVRMSVKEASGRARNYKITLERAGGGCRVLNWEE, from the coding sequence ATGCGCGCGCGAAGTAGCGGATTCATCCTCGTTTCGGTGCTGCTTTCTACGATGCTGCTCATTACGGCGGCCACCGGCTTTGCGTGGTTTGCAAGCACCGAGGCGAAACGGGTCGCCGCGCGCGAAAATATTTTAAAGTGCCGAGGCGTGGCGGAGATAGCTGTCTATGATGTAGGCCGCAGGATAGCAGACGACAAAAATAAATACGACAGCCTGACGGAGCCGCTCTACGCGCCGGGACAGGAGACGAAAATAAAGATAGGAGATTACGAAGTTACCGCCAAAATAACGCCGTTAGATGATAAAATATCGGTAAACGCACTGTTGCTTCCAGACGGAGTGACGATCCGAAAGGAATACGAAACGGCCTGGACTAAAATCTGGGACGAGCTGGGGCGTCCGGAGCTTGCGGCCGCCGTCATAGACTTCATGGATAAAGACGAAAAGCAGAAGCTTGGCGGCGCAGAACGCGAGGGAAGCATCAACAGGCCCGTCTCCGATATTTATGAGTTGAAGGGGCTGCCTGAGATGGAAGACGCCGTCCTCTGGGGAACGAAAAAAAAGCCGGTAGGCCTTGACCGCTATCTGCGGGCCTACGGTGGGCAGAAAATAAATATAAACGTCGCGCCGCCAGAAATGATAGAAAAGCTGGACGAGGGGCTTACGCTCTCCCACGCAAAGAGCATCGCCGCCTACAGGATACTGAGTCCGTTAAAAAGCGGCGACGACCTGAAAAGGGTGCCCGGCTTTCCGCCGGCTCTGGTCACAAAGCTTGCGAACGTCGTGGGCTACGAGAGCACCTGTTTTCTCGTCCGCATGTCGGTGAAAGAGGCTTCGGGGCGCGCGCGAAACTATAAAATAACGCTGGAACGCGCAGGCGGCGGTTGCCGTGTGCTGAACTGGGAAGAATAA